The following proteins are encoded in a genomic region of Arachis ipaensis cultivar K30076 chromosome B02, Araip1.1, whole genome shotgun sequence:
- the LOC107625490 gene encoding cytochrome P450 93A3 produces the protein MADFGTYSLLLLIWVASTLFLRVIFTKHGINNRSRNLPRSPIALPIIGHLYLLRKLPHQSFHKISTSYGPLVYLLFGSKACVLVSSPEMARQCLKTHETCFLNRPKRTNLDYITYGSSDFVLAPYGPYWRFMKKLCMTELLGGRILQQHLPIRAQEIRLFLTGMMKKAEMREEVNVGSELAMVANNIITRMALRRRCCDVGGEGHQLIELVKEMTELGGKFNLGDMLWFVKMFDLQGFGKRLESVRSRYDAIMERIMKEHQDARRNRKTIIGDEAVKDLLDVLLDIYADQSSEIRLTRENIKAFIMNMIGAGTETSAVTIEWALSELINHPEMMSKAREEIDSIVGKNRLVEESDIENLPYLQSVVKETMRLHPTGPLIVRQSTEDCSVNGYHIPSKTTVFVNVWSIGRDPSYWKEPLEFMPERFMNEEGESELDLKGQNFELLSFGAGRRSCPGAALALNVVHTTLAAMIQCFEWKGNNGIVDMEEGPGMALPRAHPLLCIPVVRLCPFEKTRFSFD, from the exons ATGGCTGATTTTGGTACCTATTCCCTATTACTTCTCATTTGGGTAGCCTCAACCTTGTTTCTACGAGTAATCTTCACCAAACATGGCATAAATAACAGGTCACGAAACCTTCCACGAAGCCCTATAGCCCTTCCAATCATAGGACATCTCTACCTTCTAAGGAAGCTTCCTCACCAATCATTTCATAAGATCTCgacaagttatggccctttggtTTATCTCTTGTTTGGTTCAAAGGCTTGTGTCCTTGTTTCTTCACCTGAAATGGCGAGGCAATGCCTCAAAACCCATGAAACATGCTTCTTGAACCGACCTAAGAGGACCAACCTTGATTACATCACATATGGTTCCTCGGATTTTGTTTTGGCACCTTATGGACCTTATTGGAGGTTCATGAAGAAGCTTTGTATGACTGAACTCCTTGGTGGCCGTATACTCCAACAGCACCTTCCCATTAGAGCTCAGGAAATAAGGCTATTCTTGACGG GTATGATGAAAAAGGCAGAGATGAGAGAAGAGGTGAATGTTGGGTCAGAGCTAGCTATGGTAGCAAACAACATAATCACAAGGATGGCTTTGAGAAGGAGGTGTTGTGATGTTGGAGGTGAAGGCCACCAACTCATTGAGCTTGTGAAGGAGATGACTGAGCTTGGTGGAAAGTTCAACTTGGGAGACATGTTGTGGTTTGTGAAGATGTTTGATTTGCAAGGGTTTGGAAAGAGGCTTGAGAGTGTTAGGAGTAGGTATGATGCTATAATGGAGAGGATCATGAAGGAGCATCAAGATGCAAGAAGGAATAGAAAGACTATTATTGGAGATGAAGCAGTGAAGGATTTGCTTGATGTTTTGCTTGATATCTATGCTGATCAAAGTTCTGAGATTAGATTAACAAGAGAAAATATTAAAGCCTTCATTATG AACATGATTGGTGCTGGAACAGAGACATCGGCAGTTACAATAGAATGGGCATTATCTGAGTTAATAAACCACCCAGAAATGATGTCAAAGGCAAGAGAAGAAATCGATTCAATAGTTGGTAAGAACAGATTGGTAGAGGAATCAGATATTGAAAATCTTCCCTATCTTCAATCCGTAGTAAAAGAAACAATGAGGCTTCACCCAACTGGACCCTTAATTGTGAGACAATCAACTGAAGATTGCAGCGTTAATGGATACCATATTCCGTCAAAAACCACTGTGTTTGTGAATGTTTGGAGTATTGGGAGGGACCCAAGTTACTGGAAGGAGCCACTTGAGTTCATGCCAGAGAGGTTCATGAATGAAGAGGGAGAGAGTGAGTTGGATTTGAAGGGACAGAATTTTGAGTTGTTGTCGTTTGGTGCTGGGAGAAGGAGTTGTCCTGGTGCTGCATTGGCTTTGAATGTTGTTCATACAACGTTGGCTGCTATGATTCAGTGCTTTGAATGGAAGGGTAATAATGGGATTGTTGATATGGAGGAAGGGCCTGGAATGGCACTTCCTAGGGCACATCCCTTGTTGTGTATTCCTGTGGTTAGACTCTGTCCTTTTGAGAAGACTCGGTTTTCATTTGATTAG